Proteins encoded within one genomic window of Ovis aries strain OAR_USU_Benz2616 breed Rambouillet chromosome 1, ARS-UI_Ramb_v3.0, whole genome shotgun sequence:
- the PFKL gene encoding ATP-dependent 6-phosphofructokinase, liver type encodes MASVDLEKLRTSGAGKAIGVLTSGGDAQGMNAAVRAVTRMGIYVGAKVFLIYEGYEGLVEGGENIRQANWLSVSNIIQLGGTVIGSARCKAFTTREGRRAAAYNLVQRGITNLCVIGGDGSLTGANIFRSEWGSLLEELVSEGKISEGTAQTYSHLNIAGLVGSIDNDFCGTDMTIGTDSALHRIMEVIDAITTTAQSHQRTFVLEVMGRHCGYLALVSALASGADWLFIPEAPPEDGWENFMCERLGETRSRGSRLNIIIIAEGAIDRNGKSISSRYVKDLVVQRLGFDTRVTVLGHVQRGGTPSAFDRILSSKMGMEAVMALLEATPDTPACVVSLSGNQSVRLPLMECVQMTKEVQKAMDEKRFDEAIQLRGRSFENNWNIYKLLAHQKISKEKTNFSLAILNVGAPAAGMNAAVRSAVRSGISQGHTVYVVHDGFEGLAKNQVQEVSWHDVAGWLGRGGSMLGTKRTLPKGYMEQIVESIRLHNIHALLVIGGFEAYEGVLQLVEARGRYEELCIVMCVIPATISNNVPGTDFSLGSDTAVNAAMESCDRIKQSASGTKRRVFIVETMGGYCGYLATVTGIAVGADAAYVFEDPFNIQDLKANVEHMTEKMKTEIQRGLVLRNEKCHEHYTTEFLYNLYSSEGKGVFDCRTNVLGHLQQGGAPTPFDRNYGTKLGVKAILWMSEKLRAVYRNGRVFANAPDSACVIGLQKKVVAFSPVTELKKDTDFEHRMPREQWWLNLRLMLKMLAHYRISMADYVSGELEHVTRRTLSIETGF; translated from the exons ATGGCCAGCGTGGATCTGGAGAAGCTGCGGACCTCCGGGGCCGGCAAGGCCATCGGCGTGCTGACCAGCGGCGGCGATGCGCAAG GCATGAATGCCGCTGTCAGAGCCGTGACTCGTATGGGCATTTACGTGGGGGCCAAGGTCTTCCTCATCTACGAG GGCTATGAAGGCCTCGTGGAGGGAGGCGAGAACATCAGGCAGGCCAACTGGCTCAGCGTCTCCAACATCATCCAGCTG GGTGGCACCGTCATCGGCAGTGCCCGCTGCAAGGCCTTCACCACTCGGGAGGGGCGCCGGGCGGCCGCCTACAACCTGGTCCAGCGCGGCATCACCAACCTGTGCGTCATTGGTGGGGACGGCAGCCTCACTGGCGCCAACATCTTCCGCAGCGAGTGGGGCAGCCTCCTGGAGGAGCTGGTGAGCGAAG GCAAGATCTCAGAGGGCACGGCTCAGACCTATTCGCACCTGAACATCGCGGGGCTGGTGGGCTCCATCGACAACGACTTCTGCGGCACTGACATGACCATCGGCACAGACTCGGCGCTGCACCGCATCATGGAAGTCATCGATGCCATCACCACCACTGCCCAGAG CCACCAGAGGACCTTCGTGCTGGAGGTGATGGGACGGCACTGCGG GTACCTGGCCCTGGTGTCTGCCCTGGCCTCGGGGGCTGACTGGCTGTTCATCCCCGAGGCGCCACCTGAGGACGGCTGGGAGAACTTCATGTGTGAGCGGCTCGGGGAG ACTCGGAGCCGAGGATCCCGCCTGAACATCATCATCATTGCTGAGGGCGCCATCGACCGCAACGGGAAGTCCATCTCATCCCGCTACGTGAAGGAT ctggtggtccagaggctgggCTTCGACACACGTGTGACTGTGCTGGGCCACGTGCAGAGGGGAGGGACCCCCTCGGCGTTCGACCGCATCCTG AGCAGCAAGATGGGCATGGAGGCAGTGATGGCGCTGCTGGAGGCCACGCCCGACACGCCGGCCTGCGTGGTCAGCCTCTCAGGGAACCAGTCCGTGCGGCTGCCCCTCATGGAGTGTGTGCAGATG ACCAAGGAGGTGCAGAAGGCCATGGACGAGAAGAGGTTTGACGAGGCCATCCAGCTCCGAGGCAG GAGCTTTGAGAACAACTGGAACATTTACAAGCTGCTTGCCCACCAGAAGATCTCCaaggagaag ACCAACTTTTCCCTGGCCATCCTGAACGTGGGGGCCCCAGCAGCCGGCATGAACGCGGCAGTGCGCTCAGCGGTGCGTTCTGGCATCTCCCAGGGCCACACGGTATATGTCGTGCACGATGGCTTTGAAGGCCTGGCCAAGAATCAG GTGCAAGAAGTGAGCTGGCATGACGTGGCCGGCTGGCTGGGGCGTGGTGGCTCCATGCTGGGGACAAAGAG GACGCTGCCCAAGGGCTACATGGAGCAAATTGTGGAAAGCATCCGCCTTCACAACATCCACGCCCTGCTGGTCATCGGGGGCTTTGAG gccTACGAGGGGGTGCTGCAGCTGGTGGAGGCCCGTGGGCGCTACGAGGAGCTGTGCATCGTCATGTGCGTCATCCCCGCCACCATCAGCAACAACGTGCCAGGCACTGACTTCAGCCTGGGCTCCGACACGGCCGTCAACGCCGCCATGGAG AGTTGTGACCGCATCAAGCAGTCGGCCTCCGGGACCAAGCGCCGTGTGTTCATCGTGGAGACCATGGGTGGCTACTGCGGCTACCTGGCCACTGTGACTGGCATTGCTGTGGGGGCCGATGCTGCCTATGTCTTCGAGGATCCCTTCAACATCCAAGACTTAAAG GCCAACGTGGAGCACATGACCGAGAAAATGAAGACGGAAATCCAGCGGGGCCTGGTACTCCG GAACGAGAAGTGCCACGAGCACTACACCACCGAGTTCCTGTACAACCTCTACTCCTCCGAGGGCAAGGGCGTGTTTGACTGCAGGACCAACGTCCTGGGCCACCTGCAGCAG GGTGGAGCTCCCACCCCCTTTGATCGGAACTATGGTACCAAGCTTGGGGTGAAAGCCATACTCTGGATGTCAGAGAAGCTGCGTGCAGTCTATCGCAACG GGCGGGTGTTCGCCAACGCCCCTGACTCGGCCTGCGTGATCGGCCTGCAGAAGAAAGTGGTGGCCTTCAGCCCTGTCACCGAGCTCAAGAAGGACACCGACTTTGA GCACCGCATGCCCCGGGAGCAGTGGTGGCTGAACCTGCGGCTCATGCTGAAGATGCTGGCACACTACCGCATCAGCATGGCCGACTACGTGTCCGGGGAGCTGGAGCACGTCACCCGCCGCACCCTCAGCATCGAGACGGGCTTCTGA
- the LOC132658595 gene encoding uncharacterized protein LOC132658595 — protein MEGPLPAPGAHSQLTLEPLGGALLLASESLPRVPGLPLLPWGALVCVVWLRWVLRRRHIVRRGKVPRRRCPACDEVCGQSRETGGSPTAPADGAPGPPGGEPGPPVRHTLCPSALSTHLSGSSHQDTGDLVEKALGSREPQRPRVTHDRPGRGASEKSGGQRCPKAVSDLNENTLVAECPGLLAPELVRWKQRVQEEEEEARLREASAPRQQELEAQVCQAEALAGPLLGVFPVPGLSGGLGGDGDVEPAGRAPVQQPKGVLKKVGAGGDLCVSLPGLEPQPQGRARQELEEKLRFTRLMGEKVRLQREHVALWGAAFQLEHDVQLLKHKLQVLPGQHARLLAELQERELEAEARCLELERRVPAMLEDMAAQQEARSIYREMAEHLGRELEVSVTFHRKQTLFQERMVWESWMAAEKTWRKVQELRSYNARLRQELAADLAPSRPCSRKPGAPATGPEAPWLIGPPRSGRLGGPGRQAGLDSAPASSLTASSTPKTHVCL, from the coding sequence ATGGAGGGCCCCCTGCCTGCGCCTGGGGCCCACAGCCAGCTCACCCTGGAGCCGCTAGGGGGCGCTCTGCTGCTGGCTTCTGAGAGCTTGCCCCGGGTCCCAGGCCTCCCTCTGTTGCCCTGGGGGGCCCTGGTTTGTGTTGTCTGGCTGCGTTGGGTCCTGAGGAGACGGCACATCGTCCGCAGAGGGAAGGTGCCGCGCAGGAGGTGTCCTGCCTGCGATGAGGTCTGTGGACAAAGTAGGGAGACAGGTGGTTCCCCCACGGCACCGGCCGACGGAGCCCCTGGACCGCCCGGCGGGGAACCCGGCCCACCCGTGCGCCACACGCTGTGCCCATCGGCACTGAGCACACACCTGAGTGGGTCCTCTCATCAGGACACCGGGGACTTGGTGGAGAAGGCACTGGGGAGCCGGGAACCTCAACGCCCCCGAGTGACCCATGACAGACCCGGCCGGGGAGCATCCGAGAAGAGTGGAGGGCAGCGCTGCCCGAAAGCTGTGAGCGATTTGAATGAAAACACCCTTGTTGCCGAGTGTCCAGGGCTGCTGGCCCCGGAACTTGTGAGATGGAAGCAGAGagtccaggaggaggaggaggaagcgaGGCTGCGGGAGGCGAGCGCACCGCGGCAGCAGGAGCTGGAAGCCCAGGTCTGCCAGGCAGAGGCCCTGGCTGGGCCACTGCTGGGGGTCTTCCCGGTCCCTGGCCTCTCTGGGGGCCTTGGGGGTGATGGGGACGTCGAGCCGGCTGGCCGTGCCCCGGTCCAGCAGCCAAAAGGTGTCCTAAAGAAGGTGGGCGCTGGCGGGGACTTGTGCGTGTCCCTCCCGGGCCTGGAGCCCCAGCCTCAGGGAAGAGCCAGACAGGAGCTGGAAGAAAAGCTGCGCTTCACGAGGCTCATGGGGGAGAAGGTGCGTCTGCAGCGAGAGCACGTGGCCCTGTGGGGAGCAGCCTTTCAGCTGGAGCACGACGTGCAGctgctgaagcacaagctgcaggTGCTGCCGGGACAGCACGCTCGGCTCTTGGCGGAGCTGCAGGAGAGGGAGCTGGAGGCGGAGGCGCGCTGCCTGGAGCTGGAGAGGAGGGTGCCCGCCATGCTGGAGGACATGGCCGCCCAGCAGGAGGCCCGCAGCATCTACCGCGAGATGGCCGAGCACCTGGGCCGTGAGCTGGAGGTCAGCGTCACCTTCCATCGCAAGCAGACCCTCTTCCAGGAGAGGATGGTGTGGGAGAGCTGGATGGCTGCCGAGAAGACCTGGAGGAAGGTCCAGGAGCTCAGGAGCTACAACGCACGCCTCAGGCAGGAGCTGGCCGCTGACCTGGCCCCCTCCCGGCCCTGCTCCAGGAAACCCGGAGCGCCAGCCACTGGCCCAGAGGCTCCCTGGCTGATCGGACCCCCTAGGAGTGGCAGGCTCGGGGGTCCCGGTAGGCAGGCAGGTCTTGACTCGGCTCCAGCATCCAGCCTAACCGCCAGCTCCACACCCAAGACCCACGTGTGTCTGTGA